DNA sequence from the Bombus vancouverensis nearcticus chromosome 8, iyBomVanc1_principal, whole genome shotgun sequence genome:
AATTAATGTTcgtttatcatttttatatctCTATGTCGTGCATTTTTAGCGTGtctaaaaaattagtgtcgctTCAAAGTGACATTTCATGCATGTTAAGGCTATAATCCGTGCCATACAAAACAATAAGTCTGAGCTGGCTCTTATCACCACAATTATAAATTCCAGCTTTGCTTCTCGTACacgaaaaattatatttatgagacactaataattttgcaacactGGCAGAATGAAGTCGTCAAAGTACGacgtgaccctagtgtaaacggcGGGAAATCTAGCAGTGCCACACCTGTGACCACTGGATAAAATACCTATTAGATAGTAGGTGAATTGCTGTGGTATTATCAGTGGTCCGCCGCTGTCACCCTGAaacgatcgttaaatttttaatcaagattactgaaatatttctatcgaattatattgaaattatacttatatgcAGTAACAATctattattaatttatgtattgatatattccaatttttaatgtatatgttatatgtattttgagaaaaactaagattagaaagaaattatattaaatataataatgatgTGTGAGAAGTGGACAAAAGTCTTAAGTTAACTTTaataatatttccaatatttaaGAACTCGATTTGACGTTGATTCGAATTGAGTTATCATCAGATACTGTATAATTTATGGTAAATCTGTTATTTAATTACTTGACAAGCATCCTTTCCTTTCTCGCCGGCGCATATTACTTTTGTGGTGATACGCTGCTTGTCAATTGGCCAATAACCTTTCTTGCATTCGGTGTTGCTAATCACTGGCACTTGTACTTCCAGTAATGCGTCACTCAAATTTCCACCTACGAAGAAAATGAGAGGGACATTTAGAACTGGaacaaatttcattttgttATGAAATTAGTATTACTTACCATATCCTaccgctccccatccagcaacgaAAGGATGGAAACCCTCGAAGTTGTTATTTCGTAAGGGCTGGTCTATGGGGAGACAAATAGGACGTATGTATTCTGAAAAGTAAGGAAATAAATCATAGTGAAGAAAACGAGGGACGAGATGTATAAGGAAGAATTCTACACgttttataatacaatatacatatacagtaagaaatttaacgaaatgatacttcagtaatacccAGTAGCATAGATATTAGAAACTCAATAATATTTGAAGACTTACCCGAAAATGGAACATCTTTCTTCAGTTTAAGAATAGCAATATCATCATGGTGTGTACCGTTAGTATAATTAGGATGTTCTAGTACATATTCGATTTCTATTTGAACAGGATGCGCTCCATCATCATCTCGTCCTAGATCTAAGTCCCCGATACGAACCACGTACAATCCAAAAATTTCTACGCAATGTGCTGcagtcaaaacatgcctagccgatatcagggaacctccgcagcCCCAAAACGGTTCTCCATCTGGTTCATCGCAatcaatataacctaatgcagcgatccatggccaagcacCTGAAATGCAATAGTATAGTTGTGAACATGCATAATTTCCTCTCGCGTCATGAGTTAAACGCTATTATTAtgtattcgatattcgatcatgcAAAGGAcaatacgtacaaatactctcaAATAAAGATTTGATTaaaagagaaattaaattttgactTCAATGTAATAACAAGTATTAGATAATTCCATATAATTTCTACTTGAATTATACGGAACTCATAAGTTCAAACATATAATTTCTCCCCTAACAATTTTCGATCTCTGTCCATACTGTACTTTGATATGCTGGCTAGTGCCTTTCAAGTTCATGCTTCATAGTAAATCGCTTCTAATTAAACGGAAAGATTAATCgaaaagaaagacataaaacgtaccaagtttaGCTGGTTTACCGCCAACCACCCTGGTATGCGtaacgttgctaaaaccacagtgtGGTGGACGCAAGGGCACATTCGAGGTTGCTATAAAACATTTATAGTGAAAGAAGTTATTATATTTAGAGAATTGACAGTAGAGTGATGAATTAATTCGTCCTCGCTGGTTGTTTCACGATTATCCTGGTTATCACGTTTGTTTTCTACGTGAAGCGAGTCGTTGGAATATTCGCGAAGTTAACGAGGAATTTTACAGAAACAAAACCGGTGAAGAGGTGAATACTTAGGTGGAATTTTCCCAGTAACTTCGTGACCATTAACTTCGTGACCATctcgaaaataaaaaatcaaacgTGTTCCATTCAATTTTATGTGGTCACGCGTGACTTCGCTTTTT
Encoded proteins:
- the LOC117159166 gene encoding venom protease-like — its product is MTGFNILFACLALIVLHPSVQAGRTKATSNVPLRPPHCGFSNVTHTRVVGGKPAKLGAWPWIAALGYIDCDEPDGEPFWGCGGSLISARHVLTAAHCVEIFGLYVVRIGDLDLGRDDDGAHPVQIEIEYVLEHPNYTNGTHHDDIAILKLKKDVPFSEYIRPICLPIDQPLRNNNFEGFHPFVAGWGAVGYGGNLSDALLEVQVPVISNTECKKGYWPIDKQRITTKVICAGEKGKDACQGDSGGPLIIPQQFTYYLIGILSSGHRCGTARFPAVYTRVTSYFDDFILPVLQNY